From Pedobacter cryoconitis, one genomic window encodes:
- the kdsB gene encoding 3-deoxy-manno-octulosonate cytidylyltransferase codes for MAKLGIIPARYASTRFPGKPLIDINGKSMIQRVYEQACSAASLDQVVIATDDERIITEIKRFSGEYAKTRTDHQSGTDRCAEVATNFPGFDVIINIQGDEPYIDPVQIDLLSSCFEDPQVKLATLVKKIYTDEELFNQNIPKVVLNANQEAIYFSRQTIPFQRNIAPQDWLKTFQFYKHIGIYGYTTETLLRITQLKPSSLELAESLEQLRWLENGYKIKTKVTDLETFAVDTPEDLEKIIRIKGN; via the coding sequence ATGGCTAAACTAGGAATTATTCCTGCCCGGTATGCATCAACGCGGTTTCCGGGCAAACCGCTGATTGATATCAACGGTAAAAGTATGATTCAGCGGGTTTATGAACAGGCTTGCAGCGCTGCAAGTCTTGATCAGGTGGTCATTGCTACAGATGACGAAAGGATTATCACTGAAATAAAGCGATTTAGCGGTGAATATGCAAAAACCAGGACTGACCATCAAAGTGGCACAGATCGTTGCGCTGAGGTGGCCACAAACTTTCCGGGTTTTGATGTAATCATCAATATCCAGGGAGACGAGCCCTATATTGATCCCGTTCAGATTGATTTATTGAGTTCCTGCTTCGAAGATCCGCAGGTAAAACTGGCTACATTAGTCAAAAAAATATATACAGACGAAGAGTTGTTCAATCAGAATATCCCTAAAGTTGTATTAAATGCAAATCAGGAAGCCATATATTTTAGCAGGCAGACTATTCCTTTCCAAAGAAATATAGCTCCGCAGGATTGGCTGAAGACTTTTCAATTCTATAAACACATTGGGATTTATGGTTATACGACTGAAACCCTGTTAAGAATCACGCAACTAAAGCCTTCTTCACTCGAACTTGCAGAAAGCCTGGAGCAACTCAGATGGCTGGAAAATGGTTACAAAATAAAAACAAAGGTAACTGATTTAGAGACATTTGCCGTAGACACGCCCGAAGATCTGGAGAAAATCATTAGGATCAAGGGCAATTAA
- a CDS encoding deoxynucleoside kinase → MHIAIVGNIGAGKTTLTSLLAKNYGWEALYEEVDNNPYLEDFYSDMKRWSFNLQIYFLNNRFQQIVDIQTNKRDVIQDRTIYEDAHIFAENLHEMGLMTTRDHQNYRDIFENITSFIKPPDLLVYLRASVPTLVNNIQRRGRDYEASIRLDYLSKLNEKYEAWIKNYSLGKLLILDKDKLDFTNNPEDLGTVIQAIEAEIHGLF, encoded by the coding sequence ATGCATATAGCAATAGTTGGCAATATAGGCGCCGGTAAAACTACTTTAACAAGCCTGTTGGCTAAAAATTATGGTTGGGAAGCTTTGTACGAAGAAGTAGACAACAACCCATATCTGGAAGATTTCTACAGCGATATGAAACGCTGGAGTTTCAATTTACAAATCTATTTCCTGAACAATCGTTTTCAGCAGATCGTAGATATCCAAACCAATAAACGCGATGTAATACAAGACAGAACCATTTATGAGGATGCACATATCTTTGCAGAAAACCTTCATGAAATGGGTTTAATGACGACAAGAGATCACCAGAACTACAGAGATATTTTTGAGAACATCACCTCTTTCATCAAACCACCAGACTTACTGGTTTATCTGCGTGCTTCGGTTCCTACTTTGGTGAATAACATCCAGCGCAGGGGACGCGATTATGAGGCAAGTATCCGTCTGGATTATTTGTCAAAACTAAACGAGAAGTATGAAGCATGGATTAAGAATTACTCTCTGGGTAAATTACTGATCCTGGATAAAGATAAATTGGATTTCACAAACAACCCTGAAGATCTGGGTACAGTGATACAAGCTATAGAAGCAGAAATACACGGACTTTTTTAA
- the trpS gene encoding tryptophan--tRNA ligase → MKETVVSGIRPTGKLHLGNYFGAVANFIKMQHEYNCYFFIADLHSLTTHPTPGDLHGYVRNVLVEYLACGIDPETATIYIQSDVPEVTELYLYLNMNAYMGELERSTSFKDKVRSQPDNVNAGLLTYPALMAADILIHKGVKVPVGKDQEQHLEMTRTFGNRFNRLYNSDYFPEAFAFNYSANLVKVPGLDGKGKMGKSEGDANCIYLADSPEIIRKKVLKAVSDGGPTEENQPKPEAIQNLFDLMKIVSTPDTIAHFDELYNKCQIRYGDFKKQLAEDMIVFNSPIRERIEEISKDSDYLRKIANLGAEKARESARRTIKDVRELIGFKPF, encoded by the coding sequence ATGAAAGAAACAGTAGTAAGCGGTATACGTCCAACAGGAAAATTACACCTGGGCAATTATTTTGGCGCAGTAGCCAACTTTATAAAGATGCAGCACGAGTATAATTGTTATTTTTTCATTGCTGATTTACACTCCTTAACTACTCACCCTACCCCTGGAGATCTGCACGGTTATGTTAGAAATGTACTGGTAGAATACCTGGCCTGCGGCATCGATCCGGAAACAGCAACTATCTATATCCAATCTGACGTCCCTGAAGTTACCGAACTTTATTTATACCTGAACATGAACGCTTATATGGGCGAACTGGAAAGAAGTACTTCTTTTAAGGATAAAGTCCGCTCTCAGCCAGACAACGTGAATGCCGGGTTATTAACCTACCCTGCTTTAATGGCAGCAGATATTCTGATCCACAAAGGGGTTAAAGTCCCTGTGGGTAAAGATCAGGAGCAACACCTGGAAATGACCCGTACTTTTGGCAACCGTTTTAACCGTTTATATAATTCAGATTATTTCCCTGAAGCTTTTGCATTCAACTATTCAGCGAACCTGGTTAAGGTACCTGGTCTGGATGGAAAAGGAAAAATGGGAAAATCAGAAGGCGATGCAAATTGCATTTACCTGGCTGATTCTCCGGAAATTATCCGCAAAAAAGTATTAAAAGCAGTATCTGATGGCGGCCCTACAGAAGAGAACCAGCCAAAACCAGAAGCGATTCAAAACTTGTTTGACCTGATGAAAATTGTTTCCACACCGGATACCATTGCACACTTTGATGAACTTTACAACAAATGCCAGATCCGCTATGGCGATTTCAAAAAACAACTGGCTGAAGATATGATTGTTTTTAACAGTCCGATCCGCGAGCGTATTGAAGAAATCTCTAAAGACAGTGATTATCTGCGTAAAATAGCTAATCTTGGTGCAGAAAAAGCAAGAGAAAGTGCAAGAAGAACAATAAAAGATGTCAGAGAACTGATTGGTTTCAAACCATTTTAA
- the gatC gene encoding Asp-tRNA(Asn)/Glu-tRNA(Gln) amidotransferase subunit GatC yields the protein MNIAKETIYKVADLARIEIAEQEVGTLQADMNKILTFMEKLNELDTTAVAPLVYMNPEVNVWREDVVQQDITVSEGLKNSALHNEDFFLVPKILDK from the coding sequence ATGAACATAGCTAAAGAAACGATTTATAAGGTAGCAGACCTTGCAAGAATAGAGATTGCGGAACAGGAAGTGGGAACTTTGCAGGCTGATATGAACAAAATTCTGACTTTTATGGAGAAGTTAAATGAGCTGGATACTACAGCTGTAGCGCCGCTTGTGTATATGAACCCTGAAGTGAATGTATGGAGAGAAGATGTTGTTCAGCAAGACATTACTGTAAGTGAAGGGTTGAAAAATTCTGCCTTGCACAACGAAGACTTTTTTCTTGTCCCGAAAATACTGGATAAGTAA